The following proteins come from a genomic window of Aphelocoma coerulescens isolate FSJ_1873_10779 chromosome 29, UR_Acoe_1.0, whole genome shotgun sequence:
- the LOC138099943 gene encoding keratin, type II cytoskeletal cochleal, with amino-acid sequence MSRSVTFSSRSAAGPALSQVRVSSVSTSRSSGLGRAGGFGSASLYSLGSAGKRVSLGGGSSFSVRSGYGYGGAGFGGSLSPGGIQEVTINQSLLTPLNLEIDPTIQRVRKEEKEQIKTLNNKFASFIDKVRFLEQQNKMLETKWSLLQEQKTTRSNIAPMFEAYISNLRRQLDGLLADKGRLEGELKNMQDLVEDFKTKYEDEINKRTAAENEFVVLKKDVDAAYMNKVELEAKVDALTDEINFLRAFHEAELNELQAQISDTSVVLSMDNSRNLDLDSIIAEVKAQYEDIANRSRAEAESWYQSKYEALQVTAGKHGDDLRNTKNEITEINRAIQRLQGEIENAKAQRAKLEAAVAEAEERGELALKDARAKLEELEAALQKAKADMARQLREYQELMNVKLALDIEIATYRKLLEGEESRLAGDGVGNVNISMVSSSGGGGYSSSSALLGGGIGGGLSLGSGMGSGALGFSSGGSSKSYTITTTSSSRRSVRK; translated from the exons ATGTCCCGCTCCGTGACCTTCAGCTCCCGCTCGGCCGCCGGGccagccctgagccaggtgcGGGTCAGCTCCGTGTCCACCTCCCGCAGCTCCGGCCTCGGCCgcgccggcggcttcggcagcgccAGCCTCTACAGCCTGGGCTCTGCCGGCAAGAGGGTCTCCCTGGGAGGGGGCAGCTCCTTCAGCGTCCGCTCGGGCTACGGCTACGGGGGAGCGGGATTCGGGGGCAGCCTCAGCCCCGGCGGCATCCAGGAGGTCACCATCAACCAGAGCCTCCTGACGCCCCTGAACCTGGAGATCGACCCCACCATCCAGAGGGTCcgcaaggaggagaaggagcagatcAAGACCCTGAACAACAAATTCGCCTCCTTCATTGACAAG GTGCGgttcctggagcagcagaacaAGATGCTGGAGACCAAGTGGAGCCTCCTCCAGGAGCAGAAGACGACGCGAAGCAACATCGCTCCCATGTTCGAGGCCTACATCAGCAACCTGCGGCGGCAGCTGGACGGGCTCCTGGCGGACAAGGGGCGCCTCGAGGGAGAGCTCAAGAACATGCAGGACCTTGTGGAGGACTTCAAGACCAA GTACGAAGATGAGATCAACAAGCGCACGGCGGCCGAGAATGAGTTCGTGGTGCTCAAGAAG gatgtggatgctGCCTACATGAACAAGGTGGAGCTGGAGGCCAAGGTGGATGCGCTGACAGATGAGATCAACTTCCTGAGGGCTTTCCATGAGGCG GAACTTAACGAGCTGCAGGCCCAGATCTCCGACACCTCGGTGGTGCTGTCCATGGACAACAGCCGGAACCTGGACCTGGACAGCATCATCGCCGAGGTGAAGGCGCAGTACGAGGACATCGCCAACCGGAGCCGCGCCGAGGCCGAGTCCTGGTACCAGAGCAAG TATGAGGCGCTGCAGGTGACAGCCGGGAAACACGGGGACGacctgaggaacaccaagaacgaGATCACGGAGATCAACAGGGCCATCCAGAGGCTCCAGGGGGAGATCGAGAATGCCAAGGCCCAG CGAGCGAAGCTGGAGGCGGCCGTGGCCGAGGCCGAGGAGCGCGGGGAGTTGGCCCTCAAGGATGCCAGGGCCAAGCTGGAGGAACTGGAGGCCGCCCTGCAGAAAGCCAAGGCTGACATGGCCCGGCAGCTCCGGGAATACCAGGAGCTCATGAACGTCAAGCTGGCCCTGGACATCGAGATCGCGACCTACAGGAAGCTGCTGGAGGGCGAGGAGAGCAG GTTGGCTGGGGATGGAGTTGGCAACGTCAACATCT cCATGGTCAGCTCCAGTGGCGGGGGCGGATATTCCAGCTCCAGCGCACTCCTGGGAGGAGGGATCGGAGGCGGCCTCAGcctgggatcgggaatgggcaGCGGAGCACTCGGATTCTCCTCTGGAGGCTCCTCCAAGTCCTACACCATCACCACCACCTCGTCCAGCCGGAGAAGCGTCAGGAAGTAA